From the Paenibacillus sp. FSL H8-0548 genome, one window contains:
- a CDS encoding extracellular solute-binding protein produces the protein MRKSSYMLLVVMMAVTLILSACGGNGNNENQAGSANGGGAEADKKVKLSLLSWNNETEMKPVMDGFTAKYPNITIDFQTAPPVKDYISKLQTMLLSNSATDVFIMAAENRNELIDGGYALDLTDQPFMAKMTDASKGMFTREGKTYAFSQAGWVGGIYYNKELFAKVGVTTEPTTWQEFIDLCIKLKDAGIVPLYDNAGDISTIQGALVASLTLSADPEYDNKLFAGETTFAEGWAKPLQLWKEGMIDNKIITSSMIGLTGDQIVNEFAVGNVAMIQGGPWNIPAIEKANPDLQFSMMAIPGIEAGQEYYAGAPNVGFAVNSKSKNQDAAIKFVEYLSTPEGLEQFEKGTGQIITIDGYESKVHPALEKAYKEGLLAGKFYLPMVSWPRHQEALRNQLVVSVQDLLVGKGTTDDVTKALDQKLKEMESK, from the coding sequence ATGAGAAAATCAAGTTATATGCTTTTAGTCGTCATGATGGCCGTTACACTTATTCTTTCCGCTTGCGGCGGGAACGGAAACAATGAAAATCAAGCGGGCAGCGCAAACGGCGGGGGAGCAGAGGCAGACAAAAAGGTAAAGCTAAGCCTGCTTTCGTGGAATAATGAAACAGAAATGAAGCCGGTCATGGACGGCTTTACTGCAAAATACCCGAATATTACGATCGATTTCCAAACTGCTCCACCCGTTAAAGATTATATTTCTAAGCTGCAAACGATGCTGCTATCCAATTCGGCAACTGACGTGTTCATCATGGCAGCCGAAAACCGGAATGAGCTGATTGACGGTGGATACGCTCTTGATTTGACAGACCAGCCCTTTATGGCGAAAATGACCGATGCGAGCAAAGGGATGTTCACTCGCGAGGGCAAAACCTACGCTTTCTCCCAAGCAGGCTGGGTAGGCGGCATTTATTACAACAAGGAATTGTTTGCTAAGGTTGGTGTAACGACCGAGCCGACAACTTGGCAGGAATTTATTGATCTCTGCATCAAGCTGAAGGACGCAGGAATCGTACCGCTTTATGATAATGCAGGAGATATTTCAACGATTCAAGGCGCACTAGTTGCAAGCTTGACCTTGTCCGCAGATCCTGAGTATGACAACAAATTGTTTGCAGGCGAGACTACCTTCGCAGAAGGCTGGGCGAAGCCGCTTCAGCTGTGGAAGGAAGGCATGATTGACAACAAAATTATTACGTCCAGCATGATCGGACTTACGGGCGACCAAATCGTAAATGAATTTGCAGTAGGCAACGTAGCGATGATTCAAGGCGGACCGTGGAACATTCCGGCAATTGAAAAAGCGAATCCGGATCTTCAATTCAGCATGATGGCGATTCCAGGTATTGAAGCTGGACAAGAGTATTATGCAGGTGCTCCAAACGTAGGATTTGCGGTTAACAGCAAATCGAAGAATCAAGACGCAGCTATTAAATTTGTTGAATATTTGTCTACACCTGAAGGCTTGGAGCAATTCGAGAAGGGTACAGGTCAAATCATTACCATTGACGGCTATGAGAGCAAGGTGCACCCGGCTCTAGAGAAAGCTTACAAAGAAGGCTTGCTTGCAGGAAAGTTTTATCTCCCTATGGTTTCATGGCCTAGACATCAGGAAGCGCTTCGGAACCAGCTGGTTGTATCCGTTCAGGATCTGCTCGTTGGCAAAGGAACGACGGATGATGTAACGAAAGCACTGGACCAAAAGCTTAAAGAGATGGAAAGCAAATAA
- a CDS encoding sugar ABC transporter permease, which yields MKLLRSFQYQVFLLPILFFYTVFTVYPLIKSFFFSLTNFNGYSKEYDFVGLTNYVKIFKDAAIVSGISYTLLFAISTTILTTLLAIALALVLDRNFYTKNIHRAIFFFPSIPSGLILAYVWGFILSPIGSGVLNTVLHDVFGAGPQPWLSEPMLAKLSTILVAVWAGAGWHAVLYLAFLQGISKDYYEAASIDGANRWQQIRSITLPMLAPAMTISVMLLLTGGLKVFEIPFALTKGGPGFETHTITQVIVLRGISEVQFGLASAMSIVFFLIVLALTYFQVSVMQRREEKML from the coding sequence ATGAAGCTGCTTAGATCTTTCCAATACCAAGTGTTCCTATTGCCCATTTTATTTTTTTATACCGTATTTACCGTTTACCCGCTTATTAAGTCATTCTTTTTTAGCTTGACGAACTTTAATGGTTATTCAAAGGAATACGATTTCGTAGGATTGACGAATTACGTGAAAATTTTTAAGGATGCCGCAATCGTATCGGGTATATCCTACACCTTGCTTTTTGCCATATCGACAACGATTCTGACTACACTGCTTGCTATCGCGCTTGCGCTGGTGCTAGACCGGAATTTCTATACGAAAAATATTCACCGTGCTATCTTCTTCTTTCCGTCCATTCCAAGCGGTTTGATTCTAGCTTATGTATGGGGCTTTATCTTATCGCCAATCGGTTCAGGCGTGCTCAACACCGTGCTCCATGATGTCTTTGGCGCGGGGCCGCAGCCGTGGCTGTCGGAGCCTATGCTTGCCAAGCTGTCCACGATTCTTGTCGCCGTATGGGCGGGAGCTGGCTGGCATGCCGTGCTCTATCTCGCTTTTTTACAGGGCATTTCCAAGGATTATTATGAGGCGGCATCGATCGATGGAGCGAACCGCTGGCAGCAAATTCGCAGCATTACGCTGCCTATGCTTGCACCGGCTATGACGATAAGCGTTATGCTGCTTTTAACCGGAGGTCTAAAGGTATTTGAAATTCCATTCGCGCTTACCAAGGGCGGGCCGGGCTTTGAGACCCATACGATTACGCAGGTTATTGTGCTTCGCGGAATTTCGGAGGTGCAGTTCGGACTTGCATCAGCTATGTCCATTGTCTTCTTCCTTATCGTGTTGGCGCTGACGTACTTCCAAGTGTCGGTGATGCAGCGCAGAGAGGAGAAAATGCTATGA
- a CDS encoding carbohydrate ABC transporter permease, translating into MTETNRKNWILDILMLPVGLITFFPFYLIIVNTLKTPAETAKSPMSLPTSLNFDNYVRVFKEVPLLQSFGNSLIITVISVLLMVLIGAMAAYPIVFNAGKTNRMIMAYLLAGFLIPFQTTLIPLFELMTQFHLVDKLYGLMFIYMGGSVFVFFLMMGYMKTIPKELPEAAVIDGCTIWGIFWRIIFPLLKPITVTAIIYQTMWVWNDFLAPMLFLNSSDNATLVLQVYKAKGEFAVDWPLFMTLTVIVLIPIFIFFILMQKQIVKGIVGGAVKG; encoded by the coding sequence ATGACAGAAACGAATCGCAAAAATTGGATTCTCGATATTCTCATGCTGCCGGTCGGTCTCATTACGTTTTTTCCTTTCTATTTAATCATTGTGAACACGCTGAAAACGCCGGCAGAAACAGCAAAAAGCCCGATGAGTCTTCCGACGTCGCTAAATTTTGATAATTATGTTCGTGTATTCAAAGAGGTGCCGCTCCTGCAAAGCTTTGGGAACAGTCTGATCATCACGGTAATATCCGTACTGCTCATGGTGCTGATTGGTGCGATGGCTGCTTATCCTATCGTATTCAATGCGGGCAAGACCAACCGAATGATTATGGCGTATTTGCTGGCTGGATTTCTAATACCCTTCCAGACAACGCTGATTCCGCTCTTTGAGCTGATGACACAGTTTCACCTGGTCGACAAGTTATATGGATTGATGTTTATTTATATGGGCGGCTCAGTATTCGTTTTCTTCCTCATGATGGGTTATATGAAGACGATTCCGAAAGAGCTTCCGGAAGCGGCTGTTATTGACGGATGCACCATATGGGGTATTTTCTGGAGAATTATATTCCCGCTGCTGAAGCCCATTACAGTGACTGCGATTATTTATCAGACGATGTGGGTGTGGAACGATTTTCTCGCACCAATGCTGTTTCTAAACTCATCCGATAATGCTACTCTTGTATTGCAGGTGTATAAAGCAAAAGGCGAGTTTGCCGTGGATTGGCCGTTGTTTATGACATTAACGGTTATCGTGCTTATCCCGATTTTTATATTCTTTATTCTGATGCAAAAACAAATCGTAAAAGGCATCGTTGGCGGGGCTGTGAAGGGTTAA
- a CDS encoding glycosyl hydrolase encodes MSMNAPLFRDPVYDGAADPVVVWNREAKEWWMIYTNRRATAEGPKFSWVHGTDLGVASSRDGGNSWLYRGTLRGLDIEWGRNTFWAPEIYWHDGLYHMYVSYIQGVPIDWPDHRRDIMHYTSPNLLDWTFRSKLALSSNRVIDSCIHELPGGGFRMWYKDEDNDSFTYAADSKDLFEWSVIGPVITGRGHEGPNVFWLKGSYWMIVDEWRGQGVYRSDDLESWERNGLILDQPGTREDDGAIGLHADVVVQGDNAYIFYFTHPGREGALNQEGQEKRYESRRSSVQAAKLDVVDGVLVCNRDEPFKLELLSEE; translated from the coding sequence ATGAGTATGAATGCACCTTTATTTCGAGACCCCGTCTATGACGGCGCGGCAGACCCTGTAGTAGTCTGGAACCGCGAAGCAAAAGAGTGGTGGATGATTTATACGAATCGCAGAGCGACAGCTGAGGGACCTAAATTCTCTTGGGTGCATGGTACGGACCTAGGCGTTGCCTCCTCGCGTGATGGCGGGAACAGCTGGCTGTACCGCGGCACGCTGCGAGGTCTTGATATCGAATGGGGCCGCAATACGTTTTGGGCACCCGAAATTTATTGGCATGATGGTCTTTATCATATGTACGTCAGCTATATTCAAGGTGTGCCTATTGACTGGCCGGACCATCGCCGCGATATTATGCATTACACAAGCCCGAATCTGCTCGACTGGACGTTTCGCTCCAAGCTTGCGCTAAGCTCCAATAGAGTAATTGATTCTTGTATTCATGAGCTTCCAGGCGGAGGCTTTCGGATGTGGTACAAGGATGAAGATAACGACTCCTTTACCTATGCGGCAGACAGCAAGGATTTGTTCGAGTGGAGCGTCATCGGACCAGTCATTACAGGAAGAGGCCATGAAGGGCCGAATGTATTTTGGCTCAAGGGCTCGTACTGGATGATTGTCGACGAATGGAGAGGGCAGGGAGTGTACCGCTCCGATGATTTGGAGTCATGGGAACGCAACGGACTTATTCTAGATCAGCCGGGAACGCGCGAGGATGATGGAGCGATTGGACTTCATGCGGACGTAGTTGTGCAAGGGGACAACGCTTATATTTTCTACTTCACGCATCCGGGCAGAGAAGGTGCACTTAATCAAGAAGGGCAAGAAAAACGATATGAGAGCCGACGTTCTTCGGTACAAGCGGCAAAGCTGGACGTTGTGGATGGTGTGCTTGTGTGCAATCGCGATGAGCCGTTTAAGCTTGAATTGCTGTCTGAAGAGTAA
- a CDS encoding transglutaminase family protein, whose amino-acid sequence MKLIIDSPLLQHYLGNTEEINYNDPAITELVHSPELSGHTETERIERAFLFVRDKIAHSWDIQSKRITITATEVLLYKEGICYAKSNLLAALLRVQGIPAGFCYQRLTIGDTPDSGYCIHAMNAVYLSEHERWIRMDARGNKEGVHAEFSVTQDALAFPVRHSMGESEYPTVFAHPHTTTLAALRRNSDALHMYLHDLPTSL is encoded by the coding sequence TTGAAGCTTATTATTGATTCTCCATTACTCCAGCATTATCTAGGAAATACAGAAGAAATCAACTACAACGATCCTGCCATAACAGAGTTAGTTCACAGCCCTGAGCTTTCCGGCCATACGGAGACAGAAAGAATCGAGCGAGCCTTTCTATTTGTGCGAGATAAGATTGCCCACTCCTGGGATATTCAGAGCAAGCGCATTACTATAACGGCAACTGAAGTTCTTCTGTATAAAGAGGGGATTTGCTACGCAAAGTCCAACTTGCTAGCTGCACTGCTCCGGGTACAGGGCATCCCGGCCGGTTTTTGCTATCAGAGGTTAACGATTGGCGATACGCCAGATAGCGGCTACTGTATTCATGCGATGAATGCCGTTTACTTAAGCGAGCATGAGCGATGGATACGTATGGATGCGCGCGGCAACAAGGAGGGCGTACACGCTGAATTTTCTGTAACGCAGGATGCACTTGCATTTCCTGTACGGCATTCGATGGGAGAGTCCGAGTACCCAACTGTTTTTGCACATCCACACACAACTACGCTTGCTGCATTACGAAGAAACAGCGATGCTCTGCATATGTATTTACATGATTTACCCACCAGCCTCTAA
- a CDS encoding ANTAR domain-containing protein — MITRALYAYDIPTEECKVDDRLRELNYRLSSTDANLMANFKHIRFDIVVLDTPASRLKQWLSVANEHYNVPLLWWCQEWKPATQVPHSKVDGILCCGMNTSELQWGILLGIKNYQRRLHLEREYSFMVSKLEERKLLDHAKYIVSEKNNISESKAYEMMRQKAMQERKKIIEVAQSILTCSNDSIEEKKRGASKQQAAERRH, encoded by the coding sequence ATGATTACTCGTGCTTTGTATGCTTATGATATTCCAACTGAAGAATGTAAGGTTGATGATAGGTTAAGAGAGCTGAACTATCGACTTTCCTCTACGGATGCCAATTTAATGGCGAACTTTAAGCACATTCGATTTGATATTGTCGTATTGGATACACCGGCTTCTCGTCTAAAGCAGTGGCTGTCTGTAGCTAATGAGCATTATAACGTCCCTCTTCTATGGTGGTGCCAAGAATGGAAGCCGGCAACACAGGTCCCGCATAGCAAGGTCGATGGCATTTTATGCTGCGGCATGAATACTAGCGAGCTTCAATGGGGAATTTTGCTAGGCATCAAAAATTATCAACGAAGGCTGCATCTTGAACGCGAATACTCCTTTATGGTGTCCAAGCTCGAAGAAAGAAAGCTGCTCGATCATGCCAAGTATATCGTTAGCGAAAAAAATAACATAAGCGAATCAAAGGCTTACGAAATGATGCGGCAAAAGGCTATGCAGGAACGCAAAAAAATAATTGAGGTTGCGCAATCGATTTTAACGTGCTCAAATGATAGTATCGAGGAAAAGAAACGCGGAGCGAGCAAGCAGCAAGCTGCTGAGAGGAGACACTAA
- the speB gene encoding agmatinase yields the protein MKYKPLIEVGTGKPQYSGIYTFMHLPHVKTFEEVDYAIIGVPFDTGVSYGIGARFGPSAIRTMSQRIMPISRHHAVNTSDYLSGIDYGDLTVYPGYIEQTYKAIEEQLTPIFEAGIVPIMLGGDHSISLPHLRAAAKQHGPVALVHFDSHTDTGRSATPERMWNHGCVFSYAVDEGLVDPHHSIQMGMRGSAYAANMLEESRAMGFEVMTTDDVKTISIPELCRKIKERVGDRPVFLTFDVDFLDPVYAPGTGTPEVGGFSTSEAQQMLRGLAGIDFIGFDLVEVLPDRDASYVTALNAANIAFEFVALLAASRRLHVLEENQAEAI from the coding sequence ATGAAGTATAAGCCTCTTATAGAAGTAGGGACGGGAAAGCCTCAATATTCAGGTATTTATACCTTTATGCATCTCCCACATGTGAAGACATTCGAAGAGGTTGACTATGCAATTATCGGTGTTCCCTTCGATACGGGTGTAAGCTACGGCATTGGAGCACGCTTTGGGCCATCGGCCATACGGACGATGTCACAACGAATTATGCCGATCTCCAGGCATCATGCCGTGAATACCTCCGACTATTTATCAGGGATCGATTATGGCGATTTAACCGTCTATCCAGGTTATATTGAGCAAACCTATAAGGCTATCGAAGAGCAGCTGACGCCGATATTTGAAGCGGGGATCGTACCGATTATGCTCGGAGGCGATCACTCCATTTCCCTTCCGCATTTAAGAGCAGCAGCTAAGCAGCACGGACCTGTGGCGCTCGTTCATTTTGACTCACATACGGATACAGGGCGTTCGGCCACACCGGAGAGAATGTGGAATCATGGCTGTGTATTCAGCTACGCGGTCGATGAAGGCTTAGTTGATCCTCATCATTCTATTCAGATGGGTATGCGGGGAAGCGCTTATGCAGCTAATATGCTTGAAGAATCACGGGCTATGGGATTTGAAGTTATGACGACTGATGATGTTAAGACAATCAGCATCCCGGAGCTATGCCGGAAAATTAAAGAACGAGTGGGTGACCGTCCAGTGTTTCTCACCTTTGACGTTGACTTCTTAGATCCCGTGTATGCACCAGGCACTGGAACGCCGGAGGTGGGAGGCTTCTCCACATCTGAGGCTCAGCAAATGCTTCGTGGACTCGCGGGCATCGACTTCATTGGCTTTGATCTTGTAGAGGTGCTGCCTGATCGAGATGCAAGCTATGTCACAGCGCTTAACGCGGCTAATATCGCTTTTGAATTTGTTGCCCTGCTTGCTGCAAGCCGCAGACTTCATGTTCTAGAAGAAAATCAAGCAGAAGCTATATAA
- the speB gene encoding agmatinase, with product MYRPQIEMGKPLYSGIHTFMHLPHIQTLENVDFAVIGNPFDTGVSYAVGARFGPSSIRTMSQRIRPISVVHNINISDYLSGIDYGDLRVYPGYIEQSYQIIEEQLTPIFEAGIVPVILGGDHSISLPHLRAAAKKHGPVALVHFDSHSDTGRSQFPERMWSHGAVFSYAVDEGLVDPHHSIQMGMRGSAFKASGLDDARAMGFEVMTTDDVRKLTIPELCAKIKERVGDRPVFLTFDVDFLDPVYAPGTGTPEVGGFTTYEAQQMLRGLAGLDFIGFDLVEVLPDRDTNQITALNAANIAFEFICLLAVKRRIENESIEESVVSI from the coding sequence ATGTACCGTCCGCAAATCGAAATGGGTAAGCCGCTTTATTCTGGAATTCATACCTTTATGCATCTTCCGCATATTCAAACATTGGAAAATGTAGACTTTGCCGTAATCGGAAATCCATTTGATACAGGCGTGAGCTATGCGGTAGGCGCAAGGTTCGGTCCCAGCTCCATTCGCACAATGTCCCAGCGTATTCGGCCGATATCCGTCGTTCATAACATTAATATCTCCGATTACTTGTCCGGGATTGATTACGGCGATCTTCGAGTGTATCCAGGCTACATTGAGCAGTCTTATCAAATTATTGAAGAGCAGCTAACACCAATATTTGAAGCAGGAATTGTTCCTGTAATACTGGGAGGCGATCATTCGATTTCCTTGCCGCATTTGAGAGCAGCCGCAAAGAAGCATGGTCCTGTAGCGCTCGTTCACTTTGACTCTCATTCGGATACAGGCAGAAGCCAGTTCCCAGAACGGATGTGGTCTCATGGTGCGGTGTTCAGCTACGCAGTCGATGAAGGCTTAGTTGATCCGCATCATTCGATTCAAATGGGGATGCGAGGCAGTGCCTTCAAGGCAAGCGGCCTCGATGATGCTCGTGCGATGGGCTTTGAAGTCATGACTACCGATGATGTTCGCAAGCTGACGATTCCAGAGCTGTGCGCGAAAATTAAGGAGCGGGTAGGCGACCGTCCAGTATTCTTGACCTTCGATGTTGATTTTCTTGATCCGGTGTATGCGCCAGGGACGGGAACACCAGAAGTTGGGGGCTTCACAACCTACGAAGCGCAGCAAATGCTTCGCGGCTTAGCTGGCCTTGATTTCATCGGCTTTGATTTAGTAGAGGTGCTTCCAGACCGAGACACTAATCAAATTACAGCTCTAAATGCCGCTAATATTGCTTTTGAATTCATTTGTTTGCTTGCGGTTAAGCGACGTATCGAGAATGAGTCCATAGAGGAATCAGTCGTTTCCATATAA
- a CDS encoding ABC transporter substrate-binding protein, with protein MGRVFGKLTAIAILSAILVTGCGTSAQKNGGASGAAEGTSTTTKNQLTIGITNPPLMFNPIDSDGSGSSGAVFVYRYLFDSLVKTVGPLDYQMMLAESFETDDNQTFRIALNPDAKWTDGQPVTAEDVAFTINLIANPKTITTQRTSIKALGGLDAKGRLPEGVDSLSSIKVIDEKHLEITTGSPVDANLIYERFSDILIVPKHILKDVDPAQLNQSAFWRNPNVTSGSYKFVKYENKSYVELAANEEYYRGAPEIAKVFIKIMPAANIVAQLQSGELDMNAAQGTGNIPAAEWLTVKTFDNVATSEAQTRRYNSIEINMERFPDKEVRQAIAYAINRSMIVDQLMPNAGELQDGPYSNSHPYHDENVKSYSYDPEKAKELLKSSGFDLKKPIELIVPTGDRTREMAGNIIQQNLQAIGLNVKQVNYDFPTTVSYLVKGDFDLVLSSASSLMDPDGPSTVYSSAGALNDMRFFNDRVDELFQQGMNEVDATKRRAIYTELQGIIQEEVPVVTIYSEYNLMALAKDVKGKGGVIDGMHYDVNIWSR; from the coding sequence ATGGGGAGAGTATTTGGAAAACTAACTGCGATAGCCATACTTAGTGCAATTTTGGTTACAGGCTGCGGTACATCCGCTCAGAAGAACGGGGGTGCCTCAGGGGCTGCCGAGGGTACGAGCACGACGACAAAAAATCAATTAACTATCGGGATTACAAATCCTCCTCTAATGTTCAATCCTATCGATTCAGATGGAAGCGGCTCAAGCGGCGCCGTATTCGTTTACCGCTACTTATTTGACTCTCTGGTTAAGACAGTCGGACCGCTGGATTATCAAATGATGCTCGCAGAATCCTTTGAGACGGATGATAATCAGACTTTCCGAATTGCGCTTAATCCAGATGCCAAATGGACGGATGGACAGCCGGTCACAGCTGAGGATGTTGCATTTACAATCAATTTGATTGCTAATCCGAAGACGATTACGACGCAGCGGACTTCTATTAAAGCGTTAGGCGGGCTTGATGCGAAGGGCAGGCTGCCAGAGGGTGTTGACTCGCTCAGCTCTATCAAGGTCATTGATGAGAAACACCTTGAGATTACGACAGGCAGTCCAGTGGATGCCAACCTCATCTATGAGCGCTTCTCTGATATTCTGATCGTGCCGAAGCACATATTGAAGGACGTTGATCCTGCGCAGTTGAATCAAAGTGCATTTTGGAGAAATCCGAATGTGACCTCAGGCTCATATAAGTTTGTAAAGTATGAGAACAAGTCGTATGTCGAGCTTGCAGCCAATGAGGAATATTACAGAGGAGCTCCGGAAATTGCTAAAGTATTTATCAAAATCATGCCTGCTGCAAACATCGTAGCACAGCTGCAGTCTGGCGAGCTGGACATGAATGCGGCGCAAGGCACAGGTAATATACCTGCTGCTGAATGGTTAACGGTAAAAACCTTTGACAACGTTGCGACAAGCGAGGCACAAACCAGACGGTATAATTCCATTGAAATCAATATGGAGCGTTTCCCGGATAAAGAAGTACGCCAGGCAATTGCCTATGCGATAAACCGCAGCATGATTGTAGATCAATTGATGCCAAATGCGGGCGAGCTGCAGGATGGACCGTATTCCAATTCTCATCCCTACCATGATGAAAATGTAAAAAGCTACAGCTATGATCCTGAAAAGGCCAAGGAACTATTGAAGAGCTCAGGCTTTGATTTGAAAAAACCGATCGAGCTTATCGTACCTACCGGTGATCGTACTCGTGAGATGGCAGGGAACATTATTCAGCAAAACCTGCAAGCGATTGGACTTAATGTGAAGCAAGTGAATTATGATTTTCCAACGACGGTCTCCTATCTTGTAAAAGGTGATTTCGATCTCGTACTGAGCAGCGCTTCCAGTCTAATGGATCCGGATGGGCCGTCGACGGTGTACAGCTCAGCAGGTGCGCTCAATGATATGCGTTTCTTTAATGATCGAGTGGATGAGCTGTTTCAACAAGGGATGAATGAGGTGGACGCTACGAAGCGACGCGCTATTTATACGGAGCTGCAAGGAATCATTCAAGAGGAGGTTCCAGTCGTTACCATTTACTCGGAATACAATCTGATGGCGCTTGCCAAGGATGTGAAGGGCAAGGGCGGAGTAATTGACGGAATGCATTATGACGTAAATATTTGGTCGCGTTAA
- a CDS encoding ABC transporter ATP-binding protein — translation MDQLLEVRQLRTAFRTEGGEVISVDDVSFSLRQGETLGIVGESGCGKSVTSLSILKLLGRNGYIKSGSIRFNGTDLTTMPEKELGSIRGRDIAMVFQDPMSSLNPVYTIGNQLSETIRIHLGLNRKDTRELIIELLKKVGFPRAEQMMDQYPHTLSGGMKQRVMIAMALACRPKLLIADEPTTALDVTIQAQILELIRNIRTESNTSVMLITHDLGVVAENADRIIVMYAGQVVEEANVYELFDHPKHPYTVGLMGSIPHIDSGNEPLRSIPGTVPSLQNMPSGCRYQSRCTMAQEICGDAPPLVEVKSGHHVRCWLANDAALKHGIEARNAIPL, via the coding sequence ATGGACCAGCTCTTGGAGGTTCGGCAGCTGCGAACGGCTTTCCGTACGGAGGGCGGGGAGGTCATATCTGTTGATGATGTCAGCTTCTCATTGCGGCAAGGAGAAACGCTAGGAATCGTTGGGGAATCCGGCTGCGGCAAAAGTGTAACGTCGCTTTCGATACTGAAGCTGCTGGGGCGCAACGGCTATATTAAAAGCGGCTCGATTCGTTTTAATGGGACTGATTTGACGACGATGCCTGAGAAGGAGCTGGGTTCGATTCGTGGTAGGGATATCGCGATGGTGTTCCAGGACCCGATGTCTTCACTGAATCCTGTCTATACGATCGGCAATCAGCTGTCTGAAACGATTCGCATCCATTTGGGCCTTAATCGGAAGGATACGCGGGAGCTCATCATTGAGCTGCTCAAAAAGGTAGGGTTTCCGCGTGCAGAGCAGATGATGGATCAATATCCGCATACGTTGTCCGGAGGAATGAAGCAGCGCGTCATGATCGCTATGGCGCTTGCTTGCCGGCCGAAGCTGCTCATTGCAGATGAGCCAACTACGGCATTGGACGTTACGATACAGGCGCAAATTCTTGAGCTTATTCGCAATATTCGCACGGAATCGAACACGTCAGTCATGCTCATTACTCATGATTTGGGTGTCGTTGCCGAAAATGCTGACCGCATTATCGTCATGTATGCCGGTCAAGTGGTGGAAGAGGCGAATGTGTATGAGCTGTTCGATCATCCGAAGCATCCCTATACGGTCGGTCTGATGGGCTCCATACCCCATATTGATTCAGGAAATGAGCCGCTGCGCTCCATTCCCGGCACGGTGCCTTCCTTGCAAAATATGCCGAGCGGGTGCCGGTATCAGTCGAGATGCACGATGGCACAGGAAATTTGCGGGGATGCGCCGCCGCTCGTAGAGGTGAAGAGCGGCCACCATGTACGATGCTGGCTAGCTAATGACGCAGCGCTTAAGCACGGCATAGAAGCTCGAAATGCCATACCATTATAA